The following proteins are co-located in the Phragmites australis chromosome 10, lpPhrAust1.1, whole genome shotgun sequence genome:
- the LOC133931198 gene encoding uncharacterized protein LOC133931198 isoform X2: protein MEAAFDAYFRAADLDRDGRISGQEAVAFFKGSGLPQPLLAQIWTYADKNRTGFLGREDFYNSLKLVTVAQSGRELTPDIVRSALYGPAAAKIPAPRINISTAGPQTSSVASPSNATQALGSGQQNPAIKGSQGLPGAPSNPQVLQPGNIVRPQQPPNANTTSPAQGIASRPPVGGGPSWLNHTSSTTENLSTDWFSGKRSASPLGATSQAPTIGISPQASLGSVGISAQSSNPVAGYNSQMQAATIPVKANSTDLNLLSSQPSVNDSKALVPLGNGLSSNSTFGVDPFSATPQAKQNSSLPSIVSNSLPSSTAPGSAAGPLHPPKPVQVGPMHGMSSLPSHTGQLPQSQPAPRQNQFNAIPSAPGPVSANGPGRQIPSNPNVSQAPWPKITQADVRKYMIVFLKVDRDRDGKITGEEARNLFLSWRLPRDVLRKVWDLSDQDKDGMLSFREFCTAVYLMERHREHHPLPDVLPDNIWAEGTSLPSTGQFAENPSGPTPHPSAGPQHGMLPLSMKPPPRRPLSIDADETVQTEQQKPKIPVLEKQVGQLSKEEQDALGAKFKEASEADKKVQELEKEILDSREKTEFYRTKMQELILYKSRCDNRLNEVSESMAADKREVQSLAAKYDERCKKVGDVASKLTMDEATFREIQEKKLEIYNSIVKLQKGDENDEKLQERANKIQSDLVELVKSLNEQCKRYGLRAKPTTLVELPFGWQPGIQETAAAWDEEWDRFGDEGFSIIKELTVEVEPPIVQKSQPTVEDGKVSTDGTSTEKEDNKSDKSSAAAAAEQAVETKTTPSNSKLESAKSPPFSPVKNKEDGYTDEPDKKQFGTNDVSPHAAESISNRGAMDSPVRGDKTYDGHSWAPSFDHGHDNDSLWNFGHKDGENGDSDLFFGPQGLPPIRTGGSSSGSSFGKEQKPFFDSVPGTPMEKPFFDSVPGTPVQNSVFDYSAPSTRMQKSVFDYSVPSTPMQKSLFDSVPGTPVQKSVFDSVPSTPMQKPSFDSFPSNTMQRSLFDSGPSRAESPTASSIYGKDQKGFFDSSVPSTPMYNSSFTPRYSETGDDSFDTMSQYSSFGMNETNSFGQRDSFSRFDSFQSNTDSGGNDTFARFDSFRSTADQGGGNSFMRYNSMNSSSDHDRTDAFARFDSMKSTDYHNRGYSFDDDDPFGTGPFKSSETSSPTRRGTDKWSAF, encoded by the exons ATGGAGGCGGCGTTCGACGCCTACTTCCGCGCCGCGGATCTGGACCGCGACGGCCGGATCAGCGGCCAGGAGGCCGTCGCCTTCTTCAAGGGCTCAGGCCTCCCGCAGCCCCTCCTAGCGCAG ATTTGGACATATGCTGATAAAAACCGAACTGGTTTTCTTGGGCGTGAAGATTTTTACAATTCGCTTAAACTTGTCACAGTAGCGCAGAGTGGCCGAGAATTAACACCTGACATTGTTAGGTCAGCACTATATGGTCCCGCTGCTGCAAAAATTCCTGCTCCTCGGATAAACATTTCAACCGCTGGTCCTCAGACAAGCAGTGTAGCTAGCCCCTCGAATGCCACTCAAGCACTAGGTTCTGGTCAACAGAATCCTGCTATAAAAGGATCACAAGGACTTCCTGGTGCACCATCAAATCCACAAGTCCTTCAACCTGGTAATATTGTAAGGCCACAGCAACCTCCAAATGCAAACACTACCTCCCCTGCTCAAGGAATTGCTTCAAGGCCACCCGTAGGAGGTGGTCCAAGTTGGCTAAATCATACTAGTTCAACCACAGAAAATCTATCGACTGATTGGTTTAGTGGTAAGAGAAGTGCAAGTCCATTGGGTGCGACCTCACAAGCTCCAACCATAGGTATTTCTCCACAGGCCAGCCTTGGTAGTGTGGGAATATCAGCACAGAGTTCAAATCCTGTAGCAGGCTACAATTCTCAGATGCAGGCTGCTACAATACCTGTGAAAGCAAATTCGACAGATCTAAACCTATTGTCTTCACAACCATCCGTTAATGACTCGAAGGCATTGGTACCCTTGGGGAATGGATTATCATCTAACTCAACTTTTGGTGTTGATCCTTTCTCTGCAACTCCGCAAGCAAAACAAAACTCATCTTTGCCCTCCATTGTTTCAAATAGTTTGCCCAGCTCTACAGCTCCTGGTTCAGCTGCTGGACCTCTTCACCCCCCTAAGCCAGTGCAGGTTGGTCCCATGCACGGTATGTCATCGCTTCCTTCTCATACTGGCCAGTTGCCACAAAGTCAGCCAGCTCCTAGGCAAAACCAATTTAATGCTATACCAAGCGCTCCAGGACCGGTGAGTGCTAATGGTCCTGGTCGACAAATTCCTTCAAATCCAAACGTGTCTCAGGCCCCATGGCCGAAAATCACTCAAGCAGATGTCAGGAAATATATGATTGTATTTCTCAAGGTAGACAGGGATCGAGATGGGAAGATCACTGGTGAAGAGGCAAGGAATCTGTTTTTAAGTTGGAGACTACCAAGAG ATGTCTTAAGGAAGGTGTGGGACTTGTCCGACCaggataaggatgggatgctgtCTTTCAGGGAATTTTGTACTGCTGTGTACTTAATGGAGAGGCACCGAGAGCATCATCCTCTTCCTGATGTACTACCAGATAATATTTGGGCTGAGGGCACTTCACTACCCTCTACTGGCCAGTTTGCAGAAAACCCTAGTGGCCCGACTCCTCATCCAAGTGCTG GACCGCAGCATGGGATGCTTCCCTTATCCATGAAACCACCACCTCGAAGACCTCTTTCTATAGATGCTGACGAGACTGTTCAGACAGAGCAACAAAAGCCAAAAATCCCTGTCTTGGAGAAACAAGTTGGCCAGctcagcaaggaggaacaagatGCACTGGGCGCAAAGTTTAAGGAAGCGTCAGAAGCTGATAAGAAA GTACAAGAGTTAGAAAAGGAAATCCTGGATTCTAGAGAGAAGACCGAATTTTATCGCACCAAGATGCAGGAGCTT ATTCTTTACAAGAGTAGGTGTGACAACAGGCTTAATGAAGTCTCAGAAAGTATGGCTGCTGATAAACGTGAG GTTCAATCCCTTGCAGCAAAATATGATGAAAGGTGCAAGAAGGTTGGGGATGTGGCATCAAAGCTGACAATGGACGAGGCTACTTTCCGTGAGATCCAG GAGAAGAAGTTGGAAATTTATAATTCCATAGTTAAACTGCAAAAAGGGGATGAAAATGATGAAAAGCTTCAG GAGCGGGCTAATAAGATACAATCTGATCTTGTGGAGCTTGTGAAATCTTTGAACGAACAGTGCAAGAGATATGGGTTGAGAGCTAAACCAACTACATTAGTGGAGCTTCCGTTTG GTTGGCAACCTGGAATTCAAGAGACAGCTGCTGCATGGGATGAAGAATGGGACAGATTTGGAGATGAAG GATTCTCCATAATAAAGGAACTAACAGTCGAAGTTGAGCCTCCCATTGTACAAAAGAGTCAGCCTACTGTTGAAGATGGTAAAGTATCTACGGATGGGACATCAACGGAGAAAGAAGACAACAAGAGTGATAAatcttctgctgctgctgctgctgagcaGGCAGTCGAAACTAAAACTACACCATCCAATAGCAAACTAGAGTCAGCAAAAAGTCCTCCATTTAGTCCTGTCAAGAACAAAGAGGATGGTTATACTGATGAGCCTGATAAAAAACAATTTGGAACAAATGACGTCTCACCACATGCTGCTGAGAGTATCAG TAACCGGGGAGCAATGGATTCCCCTGTTCGTGGAGATAAAACCTATGATGGACATTCTTGGGCCCCATCGTTTGATCATGGCCATGATAATGATTCCCTATGGAACTTCGGTCATAAG GATGGTGAGAATGGTGATTCAGATCTCTTCTTTGGGCCACAAGGTCTTCCTCCTATTAGGACTGGGGGTTCTTCATCTGGTAGTTCTTTTGGCAAGGAACAAAAACCATTCTTTGATTCTGTTCCCGGTACTCCAATGGAGAAGCCTTTCTTTGATTCAGTCCCAGGCACACCAGTGCAGAATTCTGTCTTTGATTACTCTGCCCCTAGTACACGGATGCAAAAATCAGTATTTGATTATTCTGTCCCAAGTACGCCGATGCAAAAGTCGCTCTTTGATTCTGTCCCTGGAACACCGGTGCAGAAATCAGTATTTGATTCTGTTCCAAGTACACCGATGCAGAAACCATCCTTTGACTCTTTCCCAAGCAATACAATGCAGAGATCACTGTTTGATTCTGGCCCAAGCAGAGCAGAATCTCCTACGGCCAGCAGCATATATGGCAAAGATCAAAAGGGGTTCTTCGATTCTTCTGTTCCAAGTACACCAATGTACAACTCAAGCTTCACGCCAAGGTATAGCGAAACAGGAGACGATTCATTCGACACCATGTCGCAGTACAGCTCCTTCGGCATGAATGAGACCAATTCTTTTGGTCAGCGTGACAGCTTTTCAAGATTCGATTCCTTCCAGAGCAACACTGATAGTGGTGGTAATGACACCTTTGCAAGGTTTGATTCTTTCCGCAGCACTGCAGATCAGGGTGGGGGCAACAGCTTCATGAGGTACAATTCCATGAACAGCAGCAGCGACCATGACAGAACCGATGCGTTTGCGAGGTTTGATTCAATGAAGAGCACCGACTATCACAACCGGGGCTACTCATTTGATGATGACGACCCTTTTGGAACTGGGCCGTTTAAATCATCAGAGACCTCCAGCCCGACGAGACGTGGGACTGACAAGTGGAGTGCATTTTGA
- the LOC133931198 gene encoding uncharacterized protein LOC133931198 isoform X1, which translates to MEAAFDAYFRAADLDRDGRISGQEAVAFFKGSGLPQPLLAQIWTYADKNRTGFLGREDFYNSLKLVTVAQSGRELTPDIVRSALYGPAAAKIPAPRINISTAGPQTSSVASPSNATQALGSGQQNPAIKGSQGLPGAPSNPQVLQPGNIVRPQQPPNANTTSPAQGIASRPPVGGGPSWLNHTSSTTENLSTDWFSGKRSASPLGATSQAPTIGISPQASLGSVGISAQSSNPVAGYNSQMQAATIPVKANSTDLNLLSSQPSVNDSKALVPLGNGLSSNSTFGVDPFSATPQAKQNSSLPSIVSNSLPSSTAPGSAAGPLHPPKPVQVGPMHGMSSLPSHTGQLPQSQPAPRQNQFNAIPSAPGPVSANGPGRQIPSNPNVSQAPWPKITQADVRKYMIVFLKVDRDRDGKITGEEARNLFLSWRLPRDVLRKVWDLSDQDKDGMLSFREFCTAVYLMERHREHHPLPDVLPDNIWAEGTSLPSTGQFAENPSGPTPHPSAGFASRTMQGPQHGMLPLSMKPPPRRPLSIDADETVQTEQQKPKIPVLEKQVGQLSKEEQDALGAKFKEASEADKKVQELEKEILDSREKTEFYRTKMQELILYKSRCDNRLNEVSESMAADKREVQSLAAKYDERCKKVGDVASKLTMDEATFREIQEKKLEIYNSIVKLQKGDENDEKLQERANKIQSDLVELVKSLNEQCKRYGLRAKPTTLVELPFGWQPGIQETAAAWDEEWDRFGDEGFSIIKELTVEVEPPIVQKSQPTVEDGKVSTDGTSTEKEDNKSDKSSAAAAAEQAVETKTTPSNSKLESAKSPPFSPVKNKEDGYTDEPDKKQFGTNDVSPHAAESISNRGAMDSPVRGDKTYDGHSWAPSFDHGHDNDSLWNFGHKDGENGDSDLFFGPQGLPPIRTGGSSSGSSFGKEQKPFFDSVPGTPMEKPFFDSVPGTPVQNSVFDYSAPSTRMQKSVFDYSVPSTPMQKSLFDSVPGTPVQKSVFDSVPSTPMQKPSFDSFPSNTMQRSLFDSGPSRAESPTASSIYGKDQKGFFDSSVPSTPMYNSSFTPRYSETGDDSFDTMSQYSSFGMNETNSFGQRDSFSRFDSFQSNTDSGGNDTFARFDSFRSTADQGGGNSFMRYNSMNSSSDHDRTDAFARFDSMKSTDYHNRGYSFDDDDPFGTGPFKSSETSSPTRRGTDKWSAF; encoded by the exons ATGGAGGCGGCGTTCGACGCCTACTTCCGCGCCGCGGATCTGGACCGCGACGGCCGGATCAGCGGCCAGGAGGCCGTCGCCTTCTTCAAGGGCTCAGGCCTCCCGCAGCCCCTCCTAGCGCAG ATTTGGACATATGCTGATAAAAACCGAACTGGTTTTCTTGGGCGTGAAGATTTTTACAATTCGCTTAAACTTGTCACAGTAGCGCAGAGTGGCCGAGAATTAACACCTGACATTGTTAGGTCAGCACTATATGGTCCCGCTGCTGCAAAAATTCCTGCTCCTCGGATAAACATTTCAACCGCTGGTCCTCAGACAAGCAGTGTAGCTAGCCCCTCGAATGCCACTCAAGCACTAGGTTCTGGTCAACAGAATCCTGCTATAAAAGGATCACAAGGACTTCCTGGTGCACCATCAAATCCACAAGTCCTTCAACCTGGTAATATTGTAAGGCCACAGCAACCTCCAAATGCAAACACTACCTCCCCTGCTCAAGGAATTGCTTCAAGGCCACCCGTAGGAGGTGGTCCAAGTTGGCTAAATCATACTAGTTCAACCACAGAAAATCTATCGACTGATTGGTTTAGTGGTAAGAGAAGTGCAAGTCCATTGGGTGCGACCTCACAAGCTCCAACCATAGGTATTTCTCCACAGGCCAGCCTTGGTAGTGTGGGAATATCAGCACAGAGTTCAAATCCTGTAGCAGGCTACAATTCTCAGATGCAGGCTGCTACAATACCTGTGAAAGCAAATTCGACAGATCTAAACCTATTGTCTTCACAACCATCCGTTAATGACTCGAAGGCATTGGTACCCTTGGGGAATGGATTATCATCTAACTCAACTTTTGGTGTTGATCCTTTCTCTGCAACTCCGCAAGCAAAACAAAACTCATCTTTGCCCTCCATTGTTTCAAATAGTTTGCCCAGCTCTACAGCTCCTGGTTCAGCTGCTGGACCTCTTCACCCCCCTAAGCCAGTGCAGGTTGGTCCCATGCACGGTATGTCATCGCTTCCTTCTCATACTGGCCAGTTGCCACAAAGTCAGCCAGCTCCTAGGCAAAACCAATTTAATGCTATACCAAGCGCTCCAGGACCGGTGAGTGCTAATGGTCCTGGTCGACAAATTCCTTCAAATCCAAACGTGTCTCAGGCCCCATGGCCGAAAATCACTCAAGCAGATGTCAGGAAATATATGATTGTATTTCTCAAGGTAGACAGGGATCGAGATGGGAAGATCACTGGTGAAGAGGCAAGGAATCTGTTTTTAAGTTGGAGACTACCAAGAG ATGTCTTAAGGAAGGTGTGGGACTTGTCCGACCaggataaggatgggatgctgtCTTTCAGGGAATTTTGTACTGCTGTGTACTTAATGGAGAGGCACCGAGAGCATCATCCTCTTCCTGATGTACTACCAGATAATATTTGGGCTGAGGGCACTTCACTACCCTCTACTGGCCAGTTTGCAGAAAACCCTAGTGGCCCGACTCCTCATCCAAGTGCTG GATTTGCAAGTAGAACAATGCAAGGACCGCAGCATGGGATGCTTCCCTTATCCATGAAACCACCACCTCGAAGACCTCTTTCTATAGATGCTGACGAGACTGTTCAGACAGAGCAACAAAAGCCAAAAATCCCTGTCTTGGAGAAACAAGTTGGCCAGctcagcaaggaggaacaagatGCACTGGGCGCAAAGTTTAAGGAAGCGTCAGAAGCTGATAAGAAA GTACAAGAGTTAGAAAAGGAAATCCTGGATTCTAGAGAGAAGACCGAATTTTATCGCACCAAGATGCAGGAGCTT ATTCTTTACAAGAGTAGGTGTGACAACAGGCTTAATGAAGTCTCAGAAAGTATGGCTGCTGATAAACGTGAG GTTCAATCCCTTGCAGCAAAATATGATGAAAGGTGCAAGAAGGTTGGGGATGTGGCATCAAAGCTGACAATGGACGAGGCTACTTTCCGTGAGATCCAG GAGAAGAAGTTGGAAATTTATAATTCCATAGTTAAACTGCAAAAAGGGGATGAAAATGATGAAAAGCTTCAG GAGCGGGCTAATAAGATACAATCTGATCTTGTGGAGCTTGTGAAATCTTTGAACGAACAGTGCAAGAGATATGGGTTGAGAGCTAAACCAACTACATTAGTGGAGCTTCCGTTTG GTTGGCAACCTGGAATTCAAGAGACAGCTGCTGCATGGGATGAAGAATGGGACAGATTTGGAGATGAAG GATTCTCCATAATAAAGGAACTAACAGTCGAAGTTGAGCCTCCCATTGTACAAAAGAGTCAGCCTACTGTTGAAGATGGTAAAGTATCTACGGATGGGACATCAACGGAGAAAGAAGACAACAAGAGTGATAAatcttctgctgctgctgctgctgagcaGGCAGTCGAAACTAAAACTACACCATCCAATAGCAAACTAGAGTCAGCAAAAAGTCCTCCATTTAGTCCTGTCAAGAACAAAGAGGATGGTTATACTGATGAGCCTGATAAAAAACAATTTGGAACAAATGACGTCTCACCACATGCTGCTGAGAGTATCAG TAACCGGGGAGCAATGGATTCCCCTGTTCGTGGAGATAAAACCTATGATGGACATTCTTGGGCCCCATCGTTTGATCATGGCCATGATAATGATTCCCTATGGAACTTCGGTCATAAG GATGGTGAGAATGGTGATTCAGATCTCTTCTTTGGGCCACAAGGTCTTCCTCCTATTAGGACTGGGGGTTCTTCATCTGGTAGTTCTTTTGGCAAGGAACAAAAACCATTCTTTGATTCTGTTCCCGGTACTCCAATGGAGAAGCCTTTCTTTGATTCAGTCCCAGGCACACCAGTGCAGAATTCTGTCTTTGATTACTCTGCCCCTAGTACACGGATGCAAAAATCAGTATTTGATTATTCTGTCCCAAGTACGCCGATGCAAAAGTCGCTCTTTGATTCTGTCCCTGGAACACCGGTGCAGAAATCAGTATTTGATTCTGTTCCAAGTACACCGATGCAGAAACCATCCTTTGACTCTTTCCCAAGCAATACAATGCAGAGATCACTGTTTGATTCTGGCCCAAGCAGAGCAGAATCTCCTACGGCCAGCAGCATATATGGCAAAGATCAAAAGGGGTTCTTCGATTCTTCTGTTCCAAGTACACCAATGTACAACTCAAGCTTCACGCCAAGGTATAGCGAAACAGGAGACGATTCATTCGACACCATGTCGCAGTACAGCTCCTTCGGCATGAATGAGACCAATTCTTTTGGTCAGCGTGACAGCTTTTCAAGATTCGATTCCTTCCAGAGCAACACTGATAGTGGTGGTAATGACACCTTTGCAAGGTTTGATTCTTTCCGCAGCACTGCAGATCAGGGTGGGGGCAACAGCTTCATGAGGTACAATTCCATGAACAGCAGCAGCGACCATGACAGAACCGATGCGTTTGCGAGGTTTGATTCAATGAAGAGCACCGACTATCACAACCGGGGCTACTCATTTGATGATGACGACCCTTTTGGAACTGGGCCGTTTAAATCATCAGAGACCTCCAGCCCGACGAGACGTGGGACTGACAAGTGGAGTGCATTTTGA
- the LOC133931199 gene encoding protein CCA1-like, protein MASMAQVEERDGLDSCALPIDKRLPLDAVKSPLIDDATQPKEGMDGYPVKVRKPYTITKQREKWTEQEHERFLEALKLYGRSWRQIQDHIGTKTAVQIRSHAQKFFSKVVREPGASNAIEIPPPRPKRKPLHPYPRKCASSSTVANPAMGQSKLAPISSPYGSDQENGSPVSVLSAVQSDAFGSSVSNPSTGCTSPVSSDDGNNVPALVSGEESLPSQQTEIDQSRKEIKQDNSDGDLSEEDSLGVQETSLKLFGKTVIIPDSRKVCSSDGGHRDGAQSSESSIQETLQAPSVGGVAAYTAPNGWLLRYNSFPFHVGESGDAKIGPLHLWWPYYGFPIGHPRGLSTGLYNEATGESDTGKSPSVESSSDSMGNVQTTILQNSKVVKEPLGTIQMLESAQNFELKPSVNSAFVRVKPSSSRDQSVRGFVPYKRCKVE, encoded by the exons ATGGCATCCATGGCGCAGGTGGAG GAAAGGGATGGACTGGATTCATGTGCCTTGCCAATTGACAAAAGACTACCCTTGGATGCGGTCAAATCTCCCCTGATTGATGATGCAACGCAACCCAAGGAGGGGATGGATGGGTACCCTGTCAAG GTTCGGAAGCCCTACACGATCACGAAGCAGCGGGAGAAGTGGACGGAACAAGAGCATGAGAGGTTTTTGGAGGCACTGAAGCTTTATGGCCGGTCTTGGCGCCAGATACAAG ACCACATTGGCACAAAGACTGCTGTCCAGATTCGAAGCCATGCTCAGAAGTTTTTCTCAAAG GTGGTGCGCGAGCCTGGGGCAAGTAATGCTATTGAGATTCCACCCCCTAGGCCAAAGAGAAAACCACTGCATCCATACCCTCGCAAGTGTGCCAGTTCCAGCACTGTGGCGAATCCAGCAATGGGCCAATCGAAACTTGCTCCTATTTCGTCGCCTTATGGTTCCGACCAAGAAAATGGTTCTCCAGTGTCAGTGCTATCTGCAGTGCAATCGGATGCTTTCGGATCTTCTGTATCAAATCCGTCGACAGGGTGTACATCTCCTGTGTCATCGGATGATGGGAACAATGTCCCTGCATTGGTGAGTGGAGAGGAAAGTTTGCCTTCTCAACAAACAGAGATCGATCAGTCTCGCAAG GAAATAAAGCAGGACAACAGCGATGGCGATTTATCTGAAGAGGATTCATTGGGAGTGCAGGAAACAAGTTTGAAGCTGTTTGGGAAGACAGTTATCATTCCAGACTCGAGGAAAGTGTGTTCCTCGGATGGGGGACACAGAGATGGTGCACAAAGCTCCGAATCCTCTATCCAAGAAACGTTGCAAGCACCCTCAGTTGGAGGGGTCGCAGCATATACTGCACCTAATGGATGGCTTCTTCGATATAATTCATTCCCATTCCATGTGGGTGAATCAGGTGATGCTAAGATTGGCCCTCTTCATCTATGGTGGCCTTACTACGGATTTCCCATAGGCCATCCAAGGGGTTTAAGTACAGGACTGTATAATGAAGCTACCGGTGAGAGTGATACCGGGAAAAGTCCTTCGGTCGAATCGAGTTCAGACTCCATGGGCAATGTTCAGACAACGATTCTGCAGAATTCCAAAGTTGTCAAGGAGCCACTTGGAACAATTCAGATGCTGGAGTCAGCCCAAAATTTTGAGCTGAAACCGAGCGTGAATTCGGCCTTTGTTAGAGTAAAGCCGAGCAGCAGCAGAGATCAATCGGTAAGGGGATTTGTGCCATATAAGAGGTGTAAAGTTGAATAA